From the genome of Rhododendron vialii isolate Sample 1 chromosome 10a, ASM3025357v1:
TATTGTTATAGTTGGATGCAATTATTGAAATATGTAGCTACGGATGATCAATGGGTATTGAAAATTACTATGCTTAGGCTTAAGGTAAATAGTACAAACGGTTCTCCTTTTTTGTTCTGCAGCTACTATATAGATAGAGGATCACATGTCATATATAGCTACATACCCAACTCTAAGAACTGAAATCAATGGATATTATAGTATCTAAGGTATAGCCTATTTTATAAGGCTTGATGACAAtctaccttcttttttttatccaacgCTATTACCTTCAAGATGTATAGACATCGGGAGCTGTTATCTTCAACTCACTTAATATTATTGAAAGAGTAGTAATCCTAACTATATAGCCAATAAGGTTATAATAGTACCGGTTCATTTTCCATGACCcgattcttcttttttaaattaggTTTGATGGATATCTAGGATATAGGAAAATCGAGACATTAATATAGAGTTTTTCCATGACACTTTATGTTTCTATATTTAGGTGTGTCcttttttatgaaatttttggTATATTATTAGTAACATGGGTTGggttgaatttgtttttttcgaTGGAGTTATTTTATACTtaatacggagtatttttttttttttccccatgggTGGGTCTTTACATGGTCCTCGTTGCCCCCTTCGACATTTTCCACTTGCCTCCGTGTGATCCTCTATGATTCTGACCCCAGTGCAGAAACACGTGAAAACAAACATTTCAAATGCCAGCCAGTGAAAGAGATATTTAATGGATCCGGATCCGGAGGAGACAATCCTGGTCTAGACCATCCATTAATAAAttcaatagtttgaattttttcataaCCCTTTACTGTAAGAGTAAGAGTTTAAAATAATACATCCAAACCATTAATTACAACAAATGAACGATCTCAATCTAGGTTGTCTCTTCCGGTTCAAAACATAACCGGAGCCGGATGTCCATATTTATTGGTGGGAAAACGAGGGGTGTTGATAAGGCATTGTGACCACCACATGCAGCAATAAGAGTGGAGACAAGACTCAACCAAACACCTAATTTTAGTTCAGACTTTGTAGTTTATTTTCTATTGCTCGTAATTAGTTCTATTGAAATtgcaatttcatttttttttttttttgtcattttcattgTCTCCGCAGATGAGGGAACAACTTTTATCATGCATCCCACGTTTGTGGAATGTGAAAATTTTCGGTTCTGTAATTCTGTTTAAACGAACTTATCAAAAagtgcaaatatatatataggcttTTGTATACCGGAGTACTTTTTTAACTACAATAGAACTCACACAAATGCGTGCGATGATAAACCCtctcgaaaaaaaaagaacaaaacgaTGTACCAAATTAATGTAGAACCTTCATAAAGATATACCCATGAAATGAGTCTTACCAACATTACGCTACAATTTTGATAGTAATTAATTGCACCAAGATAAGTTTTAGCGGATTTGTGTTTTTGGTAATTCaacattttacaattttttttcatttaaaagaacctgaaaattaaaattcaatccCACATACAGTAAGTAAgcacaaaaattaatcaactgagaacaaaacaaaacaaattatatatGTAGGTCATGAAAAGACAACTAAATTTGTTGAGCATATTAAATTGCACTTTAATGCTGTCACATGCAGGtgcataaaaatatttttataggaGTACTATTCAACCAGCTAATAGGAGTACTACAGTAATTGAAACTGCAAAACCTtacccctccctccctccctccctccctcccagtCCATACATATCTACACTCTATaaatacatctctctctctctctcttctcataAAATTCACAACCGTTGAGCTTTCCTTCTTCAATCTTCAATCAAGTACTACTAATAAGTTGCGATCGAAAAATGGAAAATCCTGGAAAGAAGGTTTTGCTCACTTCCAGTGGGGATGAGATTTCTCTCAACATTGCCCGCCATCTAGCAAATCGTGGttgcaggtctctctctctctctccatatacaTACCAACATACTCTAGACtctcttgtttattttctccttctctctttaTCTCACCTCTCTTTAAAAATCGAAATATATGCATGAATTTGGGTCTCAGTGTTACGCCGAGTTTGTACGGTAGAGAGCAGTCTGCGTAATCTTGAAAACAGTCTGTGTAATCTTGACCTTTCTAAAGTATTCTTCGTTGTTCAGATTTATTAAAAGCTCTGACCGGTTAGAGTCTATTTTTAACCCGTCGGAGTCTCACTACAATTCCGGATTTGAATTGCACGGTGGTGGGGTGGGTGTGTGTGCCCGGTCGCGGGTCGTGTCTAATCTCTATCTGTGCGATTGATTAGGTTGGTTCTGATGGGGAACGAGAGCAGTATAAGGAGAGCCGCTGAGAAGATTATGGACTCCACGAACGGTGTCGTCGTTGGGGTGGAAGTGGTTGGATTGGACATGGAAGAGGACAAAGAGGCTGTCTATGATGAAGCGGTCGATAAGGCGTGCAAGATTCTCGGGAATCTCGACGCTCTTGTCCATTGCTATGCTTACGAAGGTAACGTTCTTAAATTGTGTACGTAGTATTATTGTTTAGTGTTTCTAATCCCTTGACGGATAATACTCTTTGTCCCACTTTGTTGTcctttctttaaatttttgatatttcaaattatttgttcaatttaGAGTTTGGGCTATACAAGGTTTATTATTGACCCTtctcttttaagaaaaaatgtTTATTATAGAATGTGCACACTAATTTAATGCTTAAAGAATGAGgggtattcttaaaaaataaaactttttcaatAGTAGTAATAAATACGTTCCCTTAAAAGgttggaaaaaattgaaattctaaaaatggataaaacaattgggacggatggagtggTAATTCATAGTGTTTGGACACTTGgtgaatttggaaaaattttAATGGCGCAAGTAAAAGGGAAACATTTGGAAGAATGAGCCGGGAAATTCCGTCATTGAATTGAGAAAGAGGTGGGCAATTTACTTGCAAGAGGAAAAGGACTGGGATGATACGGTTAGTAGCTAGGATTGACGAGGGCTTGTTTGATTTGGTCGAACAGGCATACTACTATTTGTAAGTGGTTGACTGCTTCAGTGGTGAGGTTTtttattctcgtaagtcatatTCTCCTCCTTCAAGTTTCTTAGGATAATATAAATTAAATTTAAcgaatgattaaaaaaaaaaaaaagacatactaCTACTCAATTTGGGTCGGTAGATATTTATATCTGTTGTAGTATCCCCTCAACCGTTTTATTAGTAAGCAGTTAGTATTTATTAGGGTGGGTTccagaactcaaaaaaaaacCGGGTTTTGTTCGTTTAAtatatttactttgtttttcaatcattatcctatatctttctccaatcattatcctatttctccaattattaatttcatttctctctctatctctctccaatcattacccctccctccaatcattaccctatttctctctccacccagtaccaaaactaaaatatccaaagttactaaacgaacaaagccaggggcttattgaaatctaaaaatatgtactatgaatcttgtttgaaagatctcattgagatcttttatacaatgcaaaaaaaattgaaaaattattttttatttatattatttttaaatttaaaaatatgaaataaactgcttattttatAAGAAGATTTCGGAACCGGGCCTTGCAGTACTTGTTCGTCTTATCGTTTCATTTTATAAATAGGCAATGATTGTTCCTTAGCAACTTACGTTGGTGTAGGGCCCACATGCAATTTGAGAGCTGTGATATAAAATGGGCCATCTTACATGCTATCCTTAGGGGTGCAaacaatccgagccgctcgcaagcggctcgaagctcggctcgataacggctcggctcggcttggttcgagacacaaacaaacgagctcgagctaaaatgttgggctcgtttcataaacgagccgagctcgagctcgtcgaaactcggctcgaattggctcgcgagcccaactatattatatatatatatatatatatatatatatatatatgtttcataaacgagccgagtgagccgagctcgagctctgtaaatatatatatttatatatatatatatatatttgtttcataaacgagccgagcgagtcgagctcgagctctgtaaatacatctcgagccgagctcgagctcgagtcctgcagctcgtcacgagctcgagccgagttcgagccaactaaatttttgacgagccgagctcgaacactctaaaactcggctcggctcggctcgtttgcagccctagctgTCCTTTCCTTACATTTAAAAGTGGGAGGTGGGCAGTGGTAAGTGGGCTCCATGCCATGCCATATGACCTTTTCACACACAAACAACTCTTCCATAGTGACAATCCTACGACTAGCaaagctccgtttgtttggcgcgtaaaatattttatctattttttagtgtttggttgtgtaaaaaatgagtaaaatattttttattaattggatgaaaatgacttacccttaaatctttcgtaaattattttccgaaatgaactcgttgtcttctactgcaattcttaCCGTTCAATGTATCGTCAATCATGACCCTCGTTCAAGagtagtgctacatgtaccgacctccctggtaccgaaatcgtaccgccggccgccggtgggccatctccggccaccggacggccgatccgagccgtccaaaaattttaaaaaaaaaaaacgagggggccaacgcgggaatcaacggcatccgaggtgtgtaaggtgcttgatccgagcacccttttttcgtgtatatatgtatattcccgcgaatatacatatatacacgaaaaaagggtgctcggatcaagcaccttacacacctcggatgccgttgattcccgcgttggccccctcgtttttttttttttaaatttttggacggatcggatcggccgtccggtggccggagacggcccaccggcggccggcggtacgatttcggtaccgggaggtcggtaccaatatcatttctgctcgttcaattccaatattctcaaatTTCTCCATCATTtaagcccctctctctctctctctctctctctctctctctctctctccactattttgttaatttctgaaaatattttcaagtgccaaccaaataccgaaaaataaaaatttgaaatttattttttgaaaaaatattttacatggaaaatattttacattgtaaaacattttacataaaaacaaacggagcctaagtgtcAAATCTTTTTTGAGGAATAGTTAGTGTTAATTTTCGTTGGTGAATTTTAACCTGCCAAATTGTTTGGATCcctttttttcacttttcaaaaaactctctcaaatttttttaaaagaaaaaattaaaaaacaaccAGGTCCCTAAAAAATgcaccgagagagagagagagagagagagagagagagagagagagcccctCCATGGCGACCACACCGGTAAGGCCTACAGCAACGACCAATGCCGAGGCCTACACCAACCACACCGGTTAGGCTAAGATGGGAAGAAAATAGGGCGGatagatttagagagagagagagagctgtagGTGAgatttgcagagagagagagaagaagagagggttGTTTTTCTTGTATGTGGAAGGGAGACGACGATGAGACAAGGTTAGATGAAGAAGAGTAAATTTAAAAGTTATTAGGAGAGGTGAACGTTGGAAACTACTGGGGAAAGGGGGATCGAAAACTGGGGATGGacatcgtgtcgtgtcgtgtttGTGTCAGAATTCTCCAACCCCTAACCTAACCTGTTTAGCTTTTTGCGTCCTAGTGTTGTGTTATATTCGTGGTCCGTGTCAGAAATAGCCGACcataacccgctaacttcgtgttccgttcgtgtcgtgttattgTGTCCTTTCATAAATTTCCACTATgcatcgtgtcgtgtcatctcGTATTCGTGTCAAAATTCTCTCAACCTAATCCGACCtgtttagctttttgtgttATCGCGTTGTGTCATATTTGTATTCCGTGTCAGAAATAGCTGACCCTAACGCGCTTATTTAGTGTCgggttcgtgtcgtgtcagaagttttaaatatcggcaATGCTGTCTCATTTTCAATGACACCCGCTGTTTATTGTatacaaaccaaaccacaccgcaCCAAATTGAGCCTTCTgccccaatcaattggggttggctATATGAATCCTGTTGAAAATGTACAGCGCTGTAGTGTGAAAAGGAAAAGACATGAGATAAACTACATATAAGAACAACTCTTATTGCATCTGTTTCCACAAATAAGGCAACAATTTACCTGAATTCATGATGCtctttagagcatccgcaatgataataatcaaagtcaataaccaaaatgtatTACGTCAggatttgattatccatttaatccataattaaacttaacaacctctacctccacattagttatttttgcatccctaaccaaaaaacccccacaatacacaatgcatatTTGTTCAATCGCaaatgagtttcaatcacgcacctgaccacaccaaattatttgtctcgatgagacgattccaatgtggggtgtttttgagttattgagttttgagtttggttattgatttttggttattggtaaaagttgttaagtttggttatggaatgagtgaaatttgattatttgctaaaagacttgtaactttgcttattacaatgtggagtgttttttgagtattattgttaaatttgtttattacaatggggcattggggatgctcttaaGGAACAAAATACAAATCACTTCCCTTagccatttattttatttcgtATTTTAGCTGACTTATGTTGGGTATTTGTGTTGGGATTTCGCGGAAGTTTGATGATACCCGCAACACACACATATTGAGATCCAATACTAAATAAGTATTatcacaaagaaaaacaaaagtgaCACGAGAGATTTACTTGGTTTGGCTAAATACCGACCTACTCCACAGGAGACATCTGTTCTTTCACTATTTGAGAATAACAAGTATAAGAAAAACACACTGGGCTAAATCACATAACCCAAACCCCTTGTATGCTCACTCTCACCACCCAAAGAACAATTTACAATAGGATTATACCCACCCTATTATCTCTCACAAGCATACaaatcttgtaattttttttctccttacattttctctctcttctctccaaTACACTCCACCTTCAGTATATAACATACACATGCATATATAGGCAGCACTAggaaataagaaacaaaaaacattcAATTCCTAAACCACACGTATGATCTTCTCAAATCAGGCATGAGAAAAAAAACTAGCACCCCAAATCTTTGGCTGCTCAAAACTGCCACTTTGGTGGCTCATGTTGAAAGGGAGGTCCCATGGTGGGCCTCTCTCATTACTGGCAAAAATCCAACAATGTGTATTGTAGAGGGACGTGAGCTGATCTCTTGGTTGCTTTTTTGAAACAGGAAAGATGCAGGATCCTCTGCAGCTTGCTGAAGATGAGTTCAAAAAGATagttaaaataaatttcatggCTGCATGGTATTTATTGAAGGCTGTTGGCAGAAGAATGCGTGATCACAAATCCGGGGGATCCATTGTATTTTTGAACTCACTAATTGGCGCTGAGAGAGGGTTGTATCAAGGAGCTGCTGCATATGGTTCATGTTTGGCAGGAGTACAACAATTAGTTAGAGTAAGTCAACTTCCAATTTACGTACTTTAACGTGTCCTCCTTTTACAACCTTTGTCATAACTCGGTGCTCATGTACATATTTCATAAGGGAGCTTAAGGATGGGACATGTATTGACAATTGACGTTAATATGCTATGatttcttgaattttgggatgtGCCGTGGGACTTCAATTTGGAAATACTCAACCTTTTCCTTGTTATGCTGCTCGTGTTTTGTAATCGGGTTAATGACTTGGCTGTTACAGTCGGAAGCCCATCTACAAGAAATGCTCAGTGGGTTCAGTGAGGGATGCCTCCTTTGCATATATAACattgtaaagtagctttccactCCACCTATGTCCTGATTAACGTACATATATCTGGTTTTGAGATGTTTTGCATATATTCGGTCACCGAAACATTGAAGCAGTTTAGAGTGTGAATTACCGAGTTAAaattgtggttatttttcttttctgatgtatattttattttcagcTATCTTCTCTGGATATGGGGAAACACCAAATCAGGGTTAATGCCATTGCTCGTGGCTTGCACCTAAATGATGAGTATCCATTGTCAGTGGGGAAGGAAAGGGCAGAAAAATTGGTAAAGGAAGCAGCTCCACTCAACAGGTGGCTTGACGTAAGAAATGACCTGGCTTCGACTGTTATCTATCTAGTAAGTGACGGTTCACGTTACATGACTGGAACCACAATATTTGTTGATGGAGCTCAGTCAATTGTAAGGCCTCGGATGCGAGCTTACATGTAATTATAGGTGGTTTACTCATTTCTGAATATCGAAATAGGAGTCGAATCTTATGAAACCCAGGAGTTGAGATAAGTCTTGCTGAGATCACCATAAAACAATTAGTTTGTTCATTTGTTCAGATTCACAATAAAGCTGAATTCACTTTTTACTCTGTTGTTTCCTTGACTTCTCTGCGCCAGCATTCGTTGCAGTCATATTTTTGAATTCCAATGAAAGTTAAAATAGTTCAGAAATGTGAAGATTGCCTATTTTGATCATCATGATTGTATCGTGTATGGCTTTGAATGCCATTGCTTCTTGGCATGAGAGGAGATGCGGAGTCCCATTCTTTGTTGTTGGACTCTCTCATATGGAAGCAGAGTTGGAAGCAGAGTTCTTTGTTAAGTGATGTTGTATACAATAGTAAATCTTGATTGTTCTTAAATTCTTCTTGTGTTAAGTTGCTCCTATTTTCTGGCATTGGTGTGGTGAACTAGCTTTGGTACTGAATAGAATAGTTGTTGGAGGAGAGCTTGGGGAATAGTTTGAAGGGTCTGGCTAACGAGTGTTCTAAGAGCATTAGTAAAATGGTTGTACATTCCTCATATCGAATAGTACATTCCTCATATCGAATAC
Proteins encoded in this window:
- the LOC131304034 gene encoding uncharacterized protein LOC131304034, which produces MENPGKKVLLTSSGDEISLNIARHLANRGCRLVLMGNESSIRRAAEKIMDSTNGVVVGVEVVGLDMEEDKEAVYDEAVDKACKILGNLDALVHCYAYEGKMQDPLQLAEDEFKKIVKINFMAAWYLLKAVGRRMRDHKSGGSIVFLNSLIGAERGLYQGAAAYGSCLAGVQQLVRLSSLDMGKHQIRVNAIARGLHLNDEYPLSVGKERAEKLVKEAAPLNRWLDVRNDLASTVIYLVSDGSRYMTGTTIFVDGAQSIVRPRMRAYM